The Oceanotoga teriensis genome has a window encoding:
- a CDS encoding acyl-CoA carboxylase subunit beta, with protein sequence MADEQLKNILGEFHEKKDKLSLGGGKDKIEKQHEKNKLTARERLNLFLDENSFEEIDKFVKHRSTYFGLDKKEFPYDGVVTGFGTVNGKRVAVFSQDFTVQGGSLGEMHAKKIMKVQDMALKFGVPIIGVNDSGGARIQEAIDALYGYGGIFYRNTISSGVIPQITVIAGPCAGGAVYSPAITDFIIMVDKSSQMFITGPQVIKAVTGENVDKESLGGAKVHNSISGVAHLIAKNDEEAMNLTKKLLSYIPANNLDPVENIEYKEKEISDKIYELVSPNPKKSYDVRDVLNEVFDEKSFFEIQPHFAKNMVIGFARLEGQSIGIIANQPKVLAGALDINASDKAARFIRFCDAFNIPIITFVDTPGFLPGVNQEHGGIIRHGAKLLYAYSEASVPKLSIILRKSYGGAYIAMSSQHLGADFVYAWPTAEIAVMGPEGAANIIFAKDIKNSETPEITRKEKIDEYKNRFANPYEAAARGYIEDVIDPKETRYKLSYALNFASTKAESKPNKKHGNIPL encoded by the coding sequence ATGGCTGATGAGCAGTTAAAAAATATTCTCGGAGAGTTTCATGAAAAAAAAGATAAACTCTCACTTGGTGGCGGTAAAGATAAAATTGAAAAACAACATGAAAAAAATAAATTAACCGCAAGAGAAAGATTAAATCTATTTTTAGATGAAAATTCTTTTGAAGAAATTGACAAATTTGTAAAACACAGAAGTACTTATTTTGGATTAGATAAAAAAGAATTTCCATATGATGGAGTTGTAACCGGTTTTGGAACTGTAAATGGTAAAAGAGTTGCCGTTTTTTCTCAAGACTTTACAGTACAAGGTGGATCATTGGGAGAAATGCATGCAAAAAAAATAATGAAAGTCCAAGATATGGCGTTAAAATTTGGAGTACCTATAATAGGAGTAAATGATTCAGGTGGAGCAAGAATTCAAGAAGCAATAGATGCTTTATACGGTTATGGTGGAATTTTCTATAGAAATACTATTTCTTCAGGAGTAATACCACAAATCACTGTTATTGCTGGTCCATGTGCTGGTGGTGCAGTTTATTCTCCTGCTATAACTGATTTTATAATAATGGTAGATAAAAGTTCTCAAATGTTTATAACTGGTCCTCAAGTAATAAAGGCTGTAACTGGCGAAAATGTAGATAAAGAAAGTTTAGGAGGAGCAAAAGTTCATAATTCAATAAGCGGAGTTGCTCATCTAATAGCAAAAAATGATGAAGAAGCCATGAATTTGACAAAAAAACTTCTTTCTTATATACCTGCTAATAATTTAGACCCTGTAGAAAATATTGAATATAAAGAAAAAGAAATATCAGATAAAATATATGAATTAGTGTCTCCGAACCCAAAAAAATCTTATGATGTTAGAGATGTTTTAAATGAAGTTTTTGACGAAAAATCATTTTTTGAAATACAACCCCATTTTGCAAAAAATATGGTAATTGGGTTTGCAAGATTGGAAGGCCAATCAATAGGTATAATAGCAAATCAGCCAAAAGTTCTTGCTGGTGCATTAGATATAAATGCTTCAGATAAAGCTGCAAGATTCATTAGATTTTGTGATGCTTTTAATATTCCAATAATAACATTTGTTGATACACCTGGATTCTTGCCAGGAGTGAATCAAGAACATGGTGGAATAATAAGACATGGTGCAAAATTATTATATGCATACTCTGAAGCATCTGTACCAAAATTATCTATAATACTAAGAAAATCTTATGGAGGAGCATATATAGCAATGTCTTCTCAGCATTTAGGAGCTGATTTTGTTTATGCTTGGCCAACAGCTGAAATTGCTGTTATGGGACCAGAAGGTGCTGCAAATATTATATTTGCAAAAGATATAAAAAATTCAGAAACTCCTGAAATAACAAGAAAAGAAAAAATAGATGAATATAAAAATAGATTTGCAAACCCTTATGAAGCAGCTGCCAGAGGATACATCGAAGATGTAATAGATCCAAAAGAAACAAGATACAAATTATCCTACGCACTTAATTTCGCTTCAACTAAAGCTGAATCTAAGCCTAACAAAAAACATGGAAATATTCCATTATAA
- the mce gene encoding methylmalonyl-CoA epimerase: MTKIDHIGIAVNSIEEALPLYKNLLKIEPSGEEILEDRGLKVVFLEIGDTRIELLQPISDNSEVSKFLEKRGNGFHHIAYKVEDVSKAIEEAKNMGFKPLSDVPKDGAHNTLVAFLHPKSANGILTELVQHK; this comes from the coding sequence ATGACTAAAATAGATCATATAGGTATTGCTGTAAATTCAATCGAAGAAGCATTACCTTTATATAAAAATTTGTTAAAAATAGAACCTTCTGGAGAAGAAATATTAGAAGATAGAGGATTGAAAGTAGTTTTTTTAGAGATAGGAGATACAAGAATTGAATTATTACAACCTATATCAGATAATTCAGAAGTTTCAAAATTTTTAGAAAAAAGAGGAAATGGATTTCATCATATAGCTTATAAAGTTGAAGATGTTTCAAAAGCTATAGAAGAAGCCAAAAATATGGGTTTTAAGCCTCTATCCGATGTTCCTAAAGATGGGGCACATAATACATTAGTTGCTTTTCTACATCCTAAATCTGCAAACGGGATTTTAACAGAACTTGTCCAACACAAATAG
- a CDS encoding M42 family metallopeptidase produces the protein MKELIKNITEIYSPSGREDKVREFIINEIKDYVDDIKIDKLGNLIAIKKGQSDKTILFDGHMDEIGLVVTHITETGFLKVDAVGGVNPTILLGTRLQFNGVTGVAGVEGETLKELRENNTSLSMDSIFIDIGASNREEAEKIAPIGTFGTYDANFVDLGNRLISKAMDDRIACAIMIQAIKGIKDNKNNIIFAFTVQEEVGLVGASVAGYDYDIDMAIAIDVTMAGDTPKGLKRISMELDRGPCIKVKDSASISDREVVDFIKETAIEEKIPYQMEVLLFGGTNAAGYQKTKAGIPVSTISIATRYIHTPHEVVSYEDVENTVKLILAMSKKDI, from the coding sequence ATGAAAGAATTAATAAAAAATATAACAGAAATATATTCTCCAAGTGGAAGAGAAGATAAGGTGAGAGAATTTATAATTAATGAAATAAAGGATTATGTTGATGATATAAAAATAGACAAGTTGGGTAATTTAATAGCTATTAAAAAAGGTCAATCAGATAAAACTATATTATTTGATGGACATATGGATGAAATAGGTCTTGTTGTTACTCATATTACAGAAACAGGATTTTTAAAAGTTGATGCTGTTGGTGGAGTAAATCCAACTATTTTATTGGGAACAAGACTTCAATTTAATGGTGTTACAGGTGTTGCTGGAGTTGAAGGAGAAACACTAAAGGAATTAAGAGAAAATAATACATCTTTAAGTATGGATAGTATATTTATAGATATCGGTGCTTCTAACAGAGAAGAAGCTGAGAAAATAGCTCCTATTGGAACATTTGGTACATATGATGCGAATTTTGTTGATCTTGGTAATAGATTGATTTCTAAAGCTATGGATGATAGAATAGCTTGTGCAATTATGATACAAGCTATTAAAGGTATTAAAGATAATAAAAACAATATTATATTTGCATTTACAGTACAAGAAGAGGTTGGTCTTGTGGGAGCAAGTGTTGCAGGTTATGACTATGATATAGATATGGCAATTGCAATAGATGTAACTATGGCTGGAGATACTCCTAAAGGTCTTAAAAGAATATCTATGGAACTTGATAGAGGACCATGTATAAAAGTAAAAGATTCAGCTTCTATAAGCGATAGAGAAGTTGTTGATTTTATTAAGGAAACTGCAATTGAAGAAAAAATCCCTTATCAAATGGAAGTATTGTTATTTGGAGGAACTAATGCAGCTGGATATCAAAAGACTAAAGCAGGAATTCCAGTAAGTACAATATCAATAGCTACAAGATATATACATACACCACATGAAGTTGTTTCATATGAAGATGTTGAAAATACTGTAAAATTAATTCTTGCTATGAGCAAGAAAGATATATAG
- a CDS encoding methylglyoxal synthase, with translation MNVALIAHDKKKLDLVMFVKEWKHVFGQCNLFATKTTGTLIEEKIGLDIKTFNSGPLGGDLQIGALLVTGDIDFVIFLRDPLTAQPHEPDVSAFLRICDVHNIPLATNVASAEALVLEIEKHLKK, from the coding sequence ATGAATGTTGCTTTAATAGCTCATGATAAGAAAAAATTAGATTTAGTTATGTTTGTTAAAGAGTGGAAACATGTTTTTGGGCAATGTAATCTTTTTGCTACTAAAACTACTGGAACATTGATAGAAGAAAAAATAGGACTCGATATTAAAACATTCAATTCTGGTCCTCTTGGTGGCGATTTACAAATAGGTGCTCTTTTAGTTACTGGAGATATCGATTTTGTTATTTTTTTAAGAGATCCTCTTACAGCTCAACCACATGAACCAGATGTTTCAGCGTTTCTTAGAATTTGTGATGTTCATAATATACCTCTTGCTACTAATGTTGCATCAGCAGAGGCATTAGTTCTTGAAATAGAAAAACATTTGAAAAAATAA
- a CDS encoding septum site-determining protein MinC codes for MDDFIYAKIIDGDIIFFFEEGCTQKELFEQFQKKLNMMKNFFKMGDSFYIYLKDDTQYNLLPKVAKFASTLNLQLAGAYFGDLPSVKKSKKELNLSSTKIFRKHVRSGQVIENPGDIIIFGNINKGAEVNAGGSVIVFGKVAGIIRAGLSNKRNVFIIASQMESSLIEIAEIPLFNYQWPETPVSIRTTGDEALVEQLEI; via the coding sequence ATGGATGATTTCATATACGCCAAAATAATTGATGGTGACATTATTTTCTTTTTTGAAGAAGGTTGCACTCAAAAAGAGTTATTTGAACAGTTTCAAAAGAAATTGAATATGATGAAAAACTTTTTTAAGATGGGTGACTCTTTTTATATTTATTTAAAAGATGATACTCAGTATAATTTGTTACCTAAAGTAGCTAAGTTTGCATCTACTTTGAATTTACAACTTGCAGGGGCGTATTTTGGTGATTTACCTTCAGTAAAAAAATCAAAAAAAGAATTGAATCTCTCCAGTACAAAAATTTTTAGAAAACATGTCAGATCTGGACAAGTCATAGAAAATCCGGGAGATATAATTATTTTTGGTAATATTAATAAAGGTGCAGAGGTTAATGCTGGTGGAAGTGTAATTGTTTTTGGTAAAGTAGCTGGAATAATAAGAGCTGGTTTGAGTAATAAAAGAAATGTTTTTATAATCGCTTCACAAATGGAATCTTCTCTTATAGAAATAGCAGAAATACCTCTTTTTAATTATCAATGGCCTGAAACACCTGTTTCTATAAGAACAACTGGAGATGAAGCTTTGGTAGAACAGCTTGAGATCTAA
- a CDS encoding M20/M25/M40 family metallo-hydrolase encodes MDTKEVLMKLSNSFGVSSYESYTFDLIENIIKENFKDIELRKSGTGNLIAKYGNTGKKIGFFAHVDEIGVVISKIVDDCFARVEMIGGVDPRVLISKRIYFVKNGKEKIGVIGMLAPHLQNAKNKSKSPSFDELFIDFSISGGTKDIDVGDMGYIKMESKELQNGVITGKSLDNRVGVTVLLKALDYLKDFKFDGELHLAFNKGEEVGLVGAKGTAYDIFPESAIIVDVTFSEDLPANVETMLLGKGPAIARGSAINDEVFDLLIKICKDENIKHQVEVLPMRTGTETDVVQMTKTGVKTGLVSVPIYNMHSPVECVDLSDIDASSKLLALFAMKEGKKR; translated from the coding sequence ATGGATACAAAAGAAGTATTGATGAAACTTTCAAACTCTTTTGGAGTTAGTTCATATGAAAGTTATACATTTGATCTGATAGAAAACATTATAAAAGAGAATTTTAAAGATATAGAACTGAGAAAATCTGGTACAGGTAATTTAATTGCAAAATATGGAAATACAGGTAAAAAAATTGGTTTTTTTGCACATGTTGATGAAATTGGAGTTGTTATTTCAAAAATTGTTGATGATTGTTTTGCGAGAGTTGAAATGATTGGTGGAGTAGATCCAAGAGTTTTAATTTCAAAAAGAATTTATTTTGTTAAAAATGGAAAAGAGAAAATTGGAGTTATAGGTATGCTTGCTCCACATCTTCAGAATGCTAAAAATAAAAGTAAGTCACCATCATTTGATGAATTGTTTATAGATTTTTCTATTTCTGGAGGCACAAAGGATATAGATGTTGGTGATATGGGGTATATTAAAATGGAATCAAAGGAACTACAAAATGGTGTAATTACCGGAAAATCTCTTGATAATAGAGTGGGAGTTACAGTTCTTTTGAAAGCATTAGATTATTTAAAAGATTTTAAATTTGATGGAGAATTGCATCTTGCATTCAATAAGGGAGAAGAAGTTGGGCTTGTTGGAGCTAAAGGGACAGCATATGATATTTTTCCTGAGTCTGCAATAATAGTAGATGTTACTTTTTCTGAAGACTTACCGGCAAATGTTGAAACGATGTTGTTAGGCAAAGGACCTGCAATTGCAAGAGGATCGGCTATAAACGATGAAGTTTTTGATTTATTAATAAAAATATGTAAAGATGAAAATATAAAACATCAAGTAGAAGTTCTTCCTATGAGAACAGGGACAGAGACTGATGTCGTTCAAATGACAAAAACAGGAGTTAAAACAGGATTGGTATCCGTTCCAATATATAATATGCATAGTCCAGTTGAATGTGTTGATTTAAGTGATATAGATGCATCTTCAAAACTTCTCGCACTTTTTGCTATGAAAGAGGGGAAAAAAAGATGA
- a CDS encoding M42 family metallopeptidase, with the protein MRKYLKELVEIHGPSGKEKKVRDYIKEKIEGKIDEIKEDCMGNLIVFKKGNNPQKKLMVAAHMDEVGFLITKINKDGTFGISPVGGIDPRVVKAQRLLINGEISAVINSKPIHLEKDTSAVANYSEIKLYAGFTNDENAKSKVNLGDMVTFDVDYIESDGHALCKAFDDRAGCSVMLDTIDFLFENDLKPEYDTYFCFVVQEETGLRGSGSAAEYVKPDAALILEGTTAGDNPENEPEKWATHIGNGPVLTFMHSGVVLDKKIYENIVNTAQDLNIIYQHKMRTAGGTDAARLSRSMYGIPCGVISVPCRYLHSPNTIISLDDYDGVVKLVKSLISEGRIF; encoded by the coding sequence ATGAGAAAATATTTAAAAGAATTAGTTGAAATTCATGGTCCATCTGGAAAAGAAAAAAAGGTAAGAGATTATATAAAAGAAAAAATTGAAGGTAAAATAGATGAAATAAAAGAAGATTGTATGGGTAATTTGATAGTTTTTAAAAAAGGAAATAATCCTCAAAAAAAATTAATGGTTGCTGCACATATGGATGAAGTAGGATTTTTGATTACTAAGATAAACAAAGATGGAACTTTTGGAATTTCTCCAGTAGGAGGTATCGATCCAAGAGTTGTTAAAGCTCAAAGACTTTTAATAAACGGAGAGATAAGTGCGGTAATAAATTCAAAACCTATACATCTTGAAAAAGATACAAGTGCTGTTGCTAATTATTCTGAAATAAAATTATATGCCGGCTTTACAAATGATGAAAATGCGAAGAGTAAAGTTAATCTTGGAGATATGGTTACATTTGATGTCGATTATATTGAAAGTGATGGACATGCTCTTTGTAAAGCTTTTGATGACAGAGCTGGTTGTTCTGTAATGCTTGATACTATAGATTTTTTGTTTGAAAATGATTTGAAACCAGAATATGATACTTATTTTTGTTTTGTAGTTCAAGAAGAAACAGGTCTTAGAGGTAGTGGTTCAGCGGCTGAATATGTTAAGCCAGATGCTGCTTTGATTTTAGAAGGTACGACAGCTGGAGATAATCCTGAAAATGAGCCTGAAAAATGGGCAACTCATATTGGAAATGGTCCGGTTTTAACTTTCATGCATTCTGGAGTTGTATTGGATAAAAAAATATATGAAAACATTGTAAATACAGCTCAAGATTTAAATATAATCTATCAGCATAAAATGAGAACTGCTGGAGGAACTGATGCTGCAAGACTTTCAAGAAGTATGTATGGAATACCTTGTGGAGTTATTTCTGTTCCTTGTAGATATTTACATTCTCCTAATACAATAATAAGTCTTGATGACTATGATGGAGTTGTAAAGCTAGTTAAATCATTAATTTCAGAAGGGAGGATTTTTTAA
- a CDS encoding OadG family protein, producing the protein MSDVALITLTGIFTVFIVLLILMIVFIIFGKVSTKNTKKDLKKLNKISPKETISKETKDFAENKEDDLEEIAAISAAISYFMGNKKYKIRSIEKENEIKIKQSKPARWGSVQPVQIWRTNR; encoded by the coding sequence ATGAGTGATGTTGCTTTAATAACTCTAACAGGAATTTTTACGGTTTTTATTGTATTATTGATATTAATGATAGTTTTCATAATATTTGGAAAAGTATCTACAAAAAATACAAAAAAAGATCTTAAAAAATTAAATAAAATATCTCCTAAAGAAACTATTTCTAAAGAAACAAAAGATTTTGCAGAAAACAAAGAAGATGATTTAGAAGAAATTGCTGCAATAAGTGCTGCAATTTCGTATTTTATGGGTAACAAAAAATATAAAATCAGAAGTATAGAAAAAGAAAATGAAATAAAAATCAAACAATCAAAACCTGCAAGATGGGGTTCTGTTCAACCAGTACAAATATGGAGAACAAATAGATAA
- a CDS encoding biotin transporter BioY produces the protein MIKIKSKKISLYAIFVCLMILFSWIYIPLPMGIPFTFQVFGVLLISFILKKNSWKILGIYLILGILGLPVFSGFNSGIGTLLGPTGGFLIGFFISSFIYFFNFNNLISGIFQIIIIYITGIYFFKVYKDIDIFLAIKILVPTFIWLDIFKLILALIVYKIFLKYMNKGIDL, from the coding sequence TTGATAAAAATAAAAAGTAAAAAAATCTCTTTATATGCTATATTTGTATGTTTAATGATATTATTTTCTTGGATTTATATTCCTTTACCAATGGGTATACCCTTTACTTTTCAAGTATTTGGTGTATTATTAATATCTTTTATCCTGAAAAAAAACTCATGGAAAATATTAGGTATATATTTAATACTTGGTATATTAGGTTTGCCTGTTTTTTCTGGTTTTAATAGTGGAATAGGTACTTTACTTGGACCAACAGGTGGATTTTTGATTGGATTTTTTATTTCTTCATTTATTTATTTTTTTAATTTTAATAATTTAATTTCTGGTATATTTCAAATAATAATAATATATATAACTGGAATATATTTTTTTAAAGTTTATAAAGATATAGATATATTTTTAGCAATAAAAATTCTTGTTCCAACATTTATTTGGTTAGATATATTCAAATTAATACTCGCTTTAATAGTTTATAAAATATTTTTAAAATACATGAATAAAGGGATTGATTTATAA
- a CDS encoding chromate transporter has protein sequence MLKMIMIFFKVGFISFGGGWSAVGIFREEIVNNGLLSLEKFNEAVSIAQMTPGPVAVNVATYVGYSAYGFIGGLLNTIFLILPPIILFYIGLFILKKINVNRKNLLNSLKLGTVLLISFSLISLTETVFLNKEYSTFIISAISFIFFIFTKIDPIYIILASAFSAIFILK, from the coding sequence ATGTTAAAAATGATAATGATATTCTTTAAAGTTGGTTTTATTTCATTTGGTGGTGGATGGTCAGCAGTTGGGATTTTCAGAGAAGAAATAGTTAATAATGGATTATTATCTTTAGAAAAGTTCAATGAAGCTGTTTCAATTGCTCAAATGACACCAGGACCAGTTGCAGTTAACGTAGCTACTTATGTTGGTTATAGTGCTTATGGATTTATAGGAGGACTTTTAAATACTATTTTTTTAATATTGCCACCTATAATATTATTTTACATTGGCTTATTCATATTAAAAAAGATAAATGTAAATAGAAAAAATCTTTTAAACTCTTTAAAATTAGGTACTGTTCTTTTAATTTCATTTAGCCTTATAAGTCTTACCGAAACTGTATTTTTAAATAAAGAATACAGTACATTTATAATTTCAGCAATTTCTTTTATTTTTTTCATATTTACTAAAATAGATCCAATATATATTATATTAGCTTCAGCTTTTTCAGCTATTTTTATTTTAAAATAA
- the meaB gene encoding methylmalonyl Co-A mutase-associated GTPase MeaB, with translation MFWEKKFNDIIESFKNKNKYALAKMITLVENNPDDAWKIISKLPKNKSPHIIGITGSPGAGKSTMVSKLVEKYSEKNQKIGIIAVDPSSPFTGGAFLGDRIRMRTLNPENVYIRSVASRGSVGGLCDSIFDIVDVMSSYGFDKIIIETVGAGQSEIEVVYVADTILLVMSPDSGDEVQMFKAGIMEIADSYIVNKIDLQSANRFLTQLKNTLNLEYEEKHLRKIFGISAIMNKGLDEVIDWIDKHKQNLYKTNEIEDRIKRRKVRRTRSNIIRKLDYTIKDYKIEEENLFELKDNLIKKLTGGKSND, from the coding sequence TTGTTTTGGGAAAAGAAGTTTAATGATATAATCGAAAGTTTTAAAAATAAAAACAAATACGCTTTAGCTAAAATGATAACTTTAGTAGAAAATAATCCAGATGATGCTTGGAAAATAATTTCCAAACTTCCTAAAAATAAATCTCCTCACATAATAGGAATAACAGGTTCTCCAGGAGCTGGAAAAAGTACTATGGTATCAAAACTGGTTGAAAAATACTCAGAAAAAAATCAAAAAATCGGAATAATTGCAGTGGATCCAAGTAGTCCATTTACTGGCGGAGCATTTTTAGGTGATAGAATAAGAATGAGAACTTTAAATCCTGAAAATGTTTATATAAGAAGTGTTGCTTCAAGGGGATCTGTTGGAGGATTATGTGACTCAATATTTGATATAGTAGATGTGATGAGTTCATATGGTTTTGATAAAATAATAATTGAAACTGTAGGAGCCGGCCAATCAGAAATAGAAGTTGTCTATGTTGCTGATACTATATTATTAGTCATGTCACCTGATTCTGGTGATGAAGTACAGATGTTTAAAGCTGGAATAATGGAAATAGCTGATTCATATATAGTAAACAAAATAGATCTCCAAAGTGCTAATAGATTTTTAACACAATTAAAAAACACATTAAATCTTGAATACGAAGAAAAACATTTAAGAAAAATATTTGGTATAAGTGCAATAATGAATAAAGGATTAGATGAGGTAATTGATTGGATAGATAAACATAAACAAAATTTATATAAAACAAATGAAATAGAAGATAGAATAAAAAGAAGAAAAGTTAGAAGAACAAGAAGTAACATAATAAGAAAACTTGATTATACAATAAAAGATTATAAAATAGAAGAAGAAAACTTATTTGAACTGAAAGATAATTTAATAAAAAAATTAACTGGAGGTAAATCAAATGACTAA
- a CDS encoding cobalamin B12-binding domain-containing protein, with translation MDRRIRVVIGKPGLDGHDRGAKVVSRALRDAGMEVIYTGIRQTPSEIIETALEEDADIIGLSILSGAHIRLCEKVIEIMKEKGLDNVPLFLGGIIPENDIPQLKKIGVTEVFGPGTSLNLISTRVKEIVLGKEV, from the coding sequence ATGGATAGAAGAATAAGAGTTGTAATAGGAAAACCAGGTTTAGATGGTCATGATAGAGGTGCAAAAGTTGTTTCAAGAGCTTTGAGAGATGCCGGTATGGAAGTGATATATACAGGTATAAGACAAACACCATCAGAAATAATTGAAACTGCCCTTGAAGAAGACGCTGATATAATAGGACTTTCAATTTTATCTGGAGCACATATAAGGTTATGTGAAAAAGTAATAGAAATAATGAAAGAAAAAGGATTAGATAATGTTCCACTTTTCCTTGGAGGTATTATACCAGAAAATGATATACCACAACTAAAAAAAATAGGAGTTACTGAAGTATTTGGACCTGGTACTTCTTTAAATCTTATTTCTACAAGGGTGAAAGAAATTGTTTTGGGAAAAGAAGTTTAA
- a CDS encoding acyl-CoA mutase large subunit family protein, giving the protein MAEREDKNLISEKEKWQNSVNKALSKFPERKEKFETTYGEELKRIYTPEDIENLNYSKDLGFPGQYPFTRGVQPTMYRGRFWTMRQYAGFASAEESNKRYKYLLSQGQTGLSVAFDLPTQIGYDSDDDMSDGEVGKVGVAIDSLEDMEILFNEIPLDKVSVSMTINSTASVLLSMLIAVAEKQGVKPEQLRGTIQNDILKEYIARGTYVFPPEPSMKVIVDIFEYGSKNLPKFNLISISGYHIREAGANAAQEVAFTLADGISYVDAAIKAGLDVDVFGNNLSFFFNAHNNFLEEIAKFRAARRLWAKIMKNRFKAKSERAMKLKFHTQTAGSTLTAQQPMNNVVRVALQALSAVMGGTQSLHTNSYDEALGLPTEESATIALRTQQIIAYESGVTNTIDPFAGSYVIEKLTNDIEEQAMNYIEKIDEMGGMVKAIENGYIQKEILNSAYDAQLKIENKEDIIIGVNKFETDHEPPREILKVNPEMELKQKEKLKKLRQNRDNDLVKKNLDSLKNAAKNNENVMPFILECVKSYATLGEITNVLREIYGEFNESVIL; this is encoded by the coding sequence ATGGCAGAACGTGAAGATAAAAACTTAATAAGCGAAAAAGAAAAATGGCAAAATTCTGTAAACAAAGCATTATCAAAGTTTCCAGAGAGAAAAGAAAAATTTGAAACAACATATGGAGAAGAATTAAAAAGAATTTATACTCCTGAAGATATTGAAAATTTAAATTATTCTAAAGATCTTGGATTTCCAGGCCAGTATCCTTTCACAAGAGGTGTACAGCCTACAATGTACAGAGGAAGATTTTGGACCATGAGACAATACGCTGGATTTGCTTCAGCCGAAGAATCAAATAAAAGATATAAATATTTATTATCTCAAGGACAAACAGGTCTTTCTGTTGCTTTTGATCTTCCCACACAAATTGGATATGATTCAGATGATGATATGTCTGATGGAGAAGTTGGAAAAGTTGGTGTTGCTATTGATTCTTTAGAAGATATGGAAATTCTATTCAATGAAATTCCTTTAGATAAAGTATCTGTATCAATGACAATAAATTCAACTGCTTCAGTATTATTATCAATGTTAATAGCCGTAGCAGAAAAACAAGGTGTAAAACCTGAACAATTAAGAGGTACTATACAAAATGATATATTAAAAGAATATATTGCAAGAGGTACTTATGTATTCCCTCCAGAACCTTCAATGAAAGTAATAGTTGATATTTTTGAATATGGTTCAAAAAATTTACCAAAATTTAATCTCATAAGTATATCTGGATATCATATTAGAGAAGCTGGTGCAAATGCAGCTCAAGAAGTTGCTTTTACACTTGCAGATGGTATCTCTTATGTTGATGCTGCAATAAAAGCTGGATTAGATGTAGATGTTTTTGGAAATAACCTTTCTTTCTTTTTTAATGCTCATAATAATTTTTTAGAAGAAATAGCAAAATTTAGAGCCGCAAGAAGATTATGGGCAAAAATAATGAAAAATAGATTTAAAGCAAAAAGCGAAAGAGCTATGAAATTAAAATTTCATACTCAAACAGCAGGTTCAACCTTAACGGCACAACAACCTATGAATAATGTTGTTAGAGTAGCTTTACAAGCATTATCAGCAGTTATGGGCGGAACACAATCTTTGCATACAAATTCATATGATGAAGCATTGGGATTACCAACAGAAGAGTCTGCAACAATTGCCTTAAGAACTCAACAAATAATAGCATATGAATCTGGAGTAACTAATACAATAGATCCATTTGCTGGTTCTTATGTTATTGAAAAACTAACAAATGATATAGAAGAACAAGCTATGAACTATATTGAAAAAATAGATGAAATGGGTGGAATGGTAAAAGCTATAGAAAATGGTTATATACAGAAAGAAATCTTAAATTCAGCTTATGATGCTCAATTAAAGATTGAAAACAAAGAAGATATAATCATAGGTGTTAATAAATTTGAAACTGATCATGAACCTCCACGCGAAATATTAAAAGTTAATCCTGAAATGGAATTAAAACAGAAAGAAAAATTAAAAAAATTAAGACAAAATAGAGACAATGATTTAGTAAAGAAAAATCTTGATTCTCTAAAAAATGCTGCAAAAAATAATGAAAATGTTATGCCATTCATATTAGAATGTGTAAAATCTTATGCAACACTTGGAGAAATAACTAATGTTTTAAGAGAAATCTATGGTGAATTCAACGAGTCGGTAATTCTATAA